From a region of the Pedosphaera parvula Ellin514 genome:
- a CDS encoding alcohol dehydrogenase catalytic domain-containing protein produces MSVEIPKTMRAVVYRGVKNLQLESLPVPHIGAGDLLVKVAACGVCPTDIKKIHYGTVPPPRVFGHETAGVVVKVGSKVKGFRVGDRVALHHHVPCLKCHACRHHAFAQCEQYKRTGITAGFEPAGGGYAEYVQVKSFVLPGVVKIPKRNSFVEGAMQEPVNTVLKAVKRLNLLKGDIVLVAGQGPIGLMFTRLLALRGVKVVASDLLESRLQLAREWGASWAFKADARDYEDQVRKLTRGKGLDAAVIAVPSNQAVLQAQAQLRGGGQVLLFAHTRRGEQLGMDLSAICVDEKDLIGSYSSDFLLQKEVARLVFSRKLDVRRLITHTYPLEKTAEAVELAVNPKPDSMKVVVVQPS; encoded by the coding sequence ATGTCTGTTGAAATTCCGAAAACGATGCGTGCAGTTGTCTACCGAGGCGTAAAAAACTTGCAATTGGAATCTTTACCGGTTCCACACATTGGTGCTGGAGATTTATTGGTAAAAGTGGCTGCCTGCGGCGTGTGTCCGACTGACATTAAGAAAATTCATTACGGCACCGTGCCACCTCCACGCGTTTTTGGACATGAAACCGCTGGGGTGGTTGTAAAGGTCGGATCAAAGGTAAAGGGATTTAGAGTCGGTGATCGGGTGGCCTTGCATCACCATGTGCCCTGTCTGAAATGCCATGCTTGCAGGCATCACGCATTTGCACAATGCGAACAGTACAAGCGCACTGGAATTACTGCAGGATTTGAACCCGCTGGCGGCGGATATGCCGAATACGTGCAGGTAAAATCATTTGTGCTACCAGGCGTGGTAAAAATTCCCAAACGCAATTCGTTTGTCGAGGGGGCAATGCAGGAGCCAGTTAATACGGTCTTGAAGGCTGTAAAACGGTTGAATCTGCTCAAAGGTGATATTGTCCTGGTTGCCGGACAGGGACCCATTGGCCTCATGTTCACTCGCTTGCTGGCCTTGCGCGGAGTTAAAGTAGTCGCGAGCGATTTGCTGGAATCACGGTTGCAGTTGGCTAGGGAATGGGGTGCAAGCTGGGCGTTCAAAGCTGATGCCCGTGATTATGAGGATCAGGTTCGTAAGCTGACGCGGGGAAAAGGCTTGGATGCTGCTGTGATTGCAGTGCCTTCCAATCAAGCAGTGCTTCAGGCTCAAGCGCAATTGCGGGGAGGTGGTCAAGTGTTGCTTTTTGCCCACACGAGGAGGGGGGAGCAGTTAGGAATGGATCTTTCGGCGATTTGCGTCGATGAGAAAGACCTGATTGGCAGCTATTCATCAGATTTTCTACTGCAAAAGGAGGTTGCACGGTTGGTTTTCTCTCGAAAACTGGACGTGAGAAGACTGATTACGCACACCTATCCTTTGGAGAAAACGGCGGAGGCTGTAGAATTGGCCGTCAATCCGAAACCGGATTCCATGAAAGTCGTTGTGGTGCAGCCATCTTAG
- a CDS encoding tetratricopeptide repeat protein, which produces MRVERWCCLLLALVTLAVYSPVIRNDFINYDDPDYVTLNYNVQGGLNATSIAWAFTTGHSTNWHPLTWLSHMLDCQFYGLNPIGHHLTNLLLHLCNTILLFLVMRLFTGELWPSALVAALFAWHPLHVESVAWVSERKDVLSTFFWLLTLLAYWWYARFPTIKRYLVVLACFLLGLLSKPMVVTLPFVLMLMDYWPLNRIAEFPPNLKLAGTRPITPVSWKQLVTEKTPLLLLSTASSVVTFLVQRAGGAVAPLENVTLTARVENALVSYLRYLGKMFFPHNLAVPYPMPEEWPAPLVIFAILALSFLTFLALKWLRRAPYFFMGYFFFLGTLVPVIGLIQVGRQSMADRYSYIPLIGIFIIIAWGIRELMERWPKYRLLAVGSICLLVGSCLPLTYLQARFWKSSIALFSHTLEASPDAQEARLLLGKAFCTAGQPEKAMEQFSQILRSNPNSADALFAIGVLRTAEHKLDEAVDYLTQAVRLSPEMPNFHSQLGEVLLARGNLGEAMAQFDQTLQLAPRDAIAHRQKGCTLARLGKLENAMAEFGEASQLAPQDAECFYDLALALALQKNHGAAIAQYRTAIRLKPDYAVALNDLAWLLATAPESELRNGNEAVPLAERARKLCGEKEPQYLGTLDAAYAEAGRFKEAITLAEKVRHMALASGSKDLVEAADKRLDAYRQGKPYHQP; this is translated from the coding sequence ATGCGTGTAGAGCGTTGGTGTTGCCTGTTGCTTGCCTTGGTCACTCTGGCCGTATATTCGCCGGTGATCCGAAACGACTTTATCAATTACGATGATCCGGATTACGTCACTCTGAACTACAACGTTCAAGGCGGACTGAATGCGACTAGTATTGCCTGGGCATTTACAACGGGCCATTCAACGAACTGGCACCCGCTGACCTGGTTGTCTCATATGTTGGATTGCCAGTTCTATGGGCTCAATCCTATTGGCCATCACCTCACAAACCTGCTGCTCCACCTTTGCAATACGATTCTGCTCTTCCTGGTGATGCGACTTTTTACGGGTGAACTTTGGCCCAGCGCTCTCGTTGCCGCCTTATTCGCCTGGCATCCTTTGCATGTCGAATCTGTAGCCTGGGTTTCAGAGCGAAAGGATGTTTTAAGCACGTTTTTTTGGCTGCTAACCCTGTTGGCTTACTGGTGGTACGCACGCTTTCCAACGATAAAACGTTACCTTGTGGTCCTGGCTTGTTTTCTTTTAGGCCTCTTGTCCAAACCAATGGTGGTAACCCTGCCATTTGTGCTCATGCTGATGGATTACTGGCCACTCAACCGCATCGCGGAGTTTCCTCCGAACCTTAAGCTCGCTGGAACCAGGCCGATCACGCCAGTGTCCTGGAAACAATTGGTGACCGAAAAAACGCCACTCCTTTTATTATCCACGGCCTCGAGCGTGGTAACCTTTTTGGTTCAGCGCGCGGGAGGAGCTGTAGCCCCTCTGGAAAATGTGACTTTAACCGCACGGGTGGAGAATGCCCTGGTTTCATACCTCCGGTACCTCGGAAAAATGTTCTTTCCACACAATCTGGCCGTTCCTTACCCAATGCCGGAAGAGTGGCCTGCACCTCTGGTGATTTTCGCGATTCTGGCATTATCTTTTCTGACGTTCCTGGCCTTAAAATGGCTTCGCCGTGCGCCCTATTTTTTCATGGGCTATTTCTTTTTCCTGGGCACTCTGGTTCCGGTGATCGGTTTAATTCAGGTTGGCAGGCAATCCATGGCCGACAGATACTCCTACATCCCTTTGATCGGGATATTTATTATTATCGCATGGGGGATACGCGAACTCATGGAGCGCTGGCCCAAATATCGTTTGTTGGCAGTCGGCAGCATTTGCTTGTTGGTCGGATCATGTTTGCCCCTCACGTATCTGCAGGCACGTTTCTGGAAAAGCTCCATTGCTCTTTTCTCTCATACTCTCGAAGCAAGCCCTGACGCGCAGGAAGCCCGGCTCTTGCTGGGGAAAGCTTTTTGCACAGCCGGTCAACCGGAAAAGGCAATGGAACAGTTCAGTCAGATTTTACGGAGCAACCCCAACTCCGCTGACGCGCTTTTTGCCATCGGTGTGTTGCGGACGGCGGAACACAAGTTGGACGAAGCGGTGGATTATTTGACCCAGGCGGTCAGGCTTTCTCCCGAAATGCCCAACTTCCACAGTCAATTGGGGGAAGTTCTCCTGGCCCGGGGAAATCTTGGAGAAGCCATGGCGCAGTTCGACCAAACCTTGCAGCTGGCGCCGCGAGATGCCATTGCTCACCGACAAAAGGGTTGTACCTTGGCCAGACTGGGTAAACTCGAGAACGCCATGGCTGAATTCGGGGAAGCTTCGCAACTGGCCCCACAGGATGCCGAATGCTTTTACGACCTCGCTCTGGCCTTGGCCCTCCAAAAAAACCATGGTGCCGCAATTGCACAATATCGCACAGCAATCCGGCTGAAGCCTGATTACGCCGTTGCGTTAAACGATCTTGCCTGGCTTCTGGCCACGGCTCCCGAATCAGAACTCCGCAATGGTAATGAAGCTGTTCCCCTGGCAGAGCGAGCCAGGAAGCTTTGCGGAGAAAAGGAACCGCAATATTTAGGGACTTTGGATGCAGCTTACGCTGAGGCAGGACGGTTCAAGGAAGCCATCACCCTCGCCGAAAAGGTCAGGCACATGGCCCTGGCGAGCGGTTCCAAGGATTTGGTTGAGGCAGCCGATAAAAGACTCGATGCTTATCGGCAGGGGAAACCCTATCACCAACCGTAG
- a CDS encoding RluA family pseudouridine synthase gives MEKLFDVVHEDAELLVINKPAGLVCHPTKGDEYSSLISRVRLHLGPESHPHLVNRLDRETSGIVIVAKDDTTARGLRRIWEGREVQKEYLAIVHGHVREEQGTIQAALGKDTSSIIAIKDTVVEGGAASQTDFTVKKRFSREEGDFTLLRVLPHTGRKHQIRIHLAHIDHPIVGDKMYGGDEDLYMALVQDRLTEEQWKKLILPHHALHARAVRYEWRGLKIEFCSAAEKWFTAFYGED, from the coding sequence ATGGAAAAGTTATTTGATGTCGTGCACGAAGATGCCGAACTGCTGGTGATTAACAAGCCAGCCGGTCTGGTCTGCCATCCCACCAAAGGTGACGAATATTCCAGTCTCATCAGCCGCGTTCGCCTGCATTTGGGCCCGGAATCTCATCCTCATCTCGTAAACCGGCTCGATCGGGAAACCAGCGGCATCGTGATTGTGGCCAAGGATGATACCACCGCCCGCGGTTTGAGAAGAATTTGGGAAGGGCGCGAGGTTCAAAAAGAGTATCTCGCCATAGTTCATGGCCACGTTCGGGAAGAGCAGGGGACCATTCAGGCTGCTCTTGGGAAAGACACTTCGAGCATCATCGCCATTAAAGATACTGTAGTGGAAGGCGGAGCGGCTTCCCAGACCGACTTTACGGTAAAGAAAAGGTTCAGCCGAGAAGAGGGTGATTTTACTCTGTTACGCGTTCTGCCTCATACCGGACGCAAGCATCAGATTCGAATTCACCTGGCCCACATTGACCATCCGATTGTGGGAGACAAGATGTATGGCGGGGATGAAGATCTATATATGGCGCTGGTGCAGGATCGCCTGACAGAGGAACAGTGGAAAAAACTGATTCTGCCACATCACGCGCTGCATGCACGCGCTGTACGTTACGAGTGGCGCGGGCTAAAGATCGAGTTTTGTTCGGCAGCTGAAAAGTGGTTTACGGCTTTTTACGGTGAGGATTAA
- a CDS encoding DUF6580 family putative transport protein, protein MKLNGSKFDLKLLLPIILMVLFAVTRIPGLMPWNFSAAYALMFCAGVFFPRKLVWWLPFATMLVTDILLNSLYYKLPASQWFSPQMLAVYGIYVVLVWMGRKFGPKASFMSLLGGGILGALLFYVITNSISWLDNPEYKKTLTGWLVALTKGTSGWPQTWEFFRNTLMSGGLFTGLFAGAMKLLEALEPAEEEEKEKAEEEAPEAKPEEAKA, encoded by the coding sequence GTGAAGTTGAACGGTTCAAAATTCGATTTAAAACTGCTGTTGCCCATTATCCTGATGGTGCTGTTCGCCGTGACGCGCATTCCTGGCTTAATGCCGTGGAATTTTAGCGCTGCCTATGCGTTGATGTTTTGCGCTGGAGTTTTCTTCCCACGCAAGTTGGTTTGGTGGTTGCCCTTCGCTACGATGTTGGTTACTGACATTCTGCTAAACTCCTTGTATTATAAGCTGCCTGCCAGCCAGTGGTTTAGCCCGCAAATGTTGGCTGTTTACGGCATTTACGTGGTTCTGGTTTGGATGGGCAGAAAGTTCGGTCCCAAAGCCTCTTTCATGTCGTTACTAGGTGGCGGCATCCTGGGAGCATTGCTCTTTTACGTCATCACCAATTCCATTTCCTGGCTGGATAACCCGGAATACAAAAAAACTTTAACCGGTTGGCTCGTGGCCTTGACCAAAGGAACTTCAGGTTGGCCGCAAACGTGGGAATTTTTCCGAAACACACTCATGAGCGGTGGCTTGTTTACCGGCCTGTTCGCAGGAGCAATGAAACTGCTCGAAGCTTTGGAACCGGCGGAGGAAGAAGAAAAGGAAAAAGCGGAAGAGGAAGCACCGGAGGCCAAACCCGAGGAAGCCAAGGCCTGA
- a CDS encoding metallophosphoesterase family protein — MKIGIISDTHNFFDPKIPKIFKGVDHILHAGDIGQPQIIHQLESIAPVTAVLGNTDVGLHYRQTEVVKLGGRKFLVHHIVDAQRPSEVLQRRLSRENPDVVVFGHTHKPFNELIGHTLYFNPGSAGKKRFSLPRTLAILHCDAKGIRPEYFDL, encoded by the coding sequence GTGAAAATCGGAATCATCTCAGACACTCACAATTTCTTTGATCCCAAGATTCCGAAAATCTTCAAGGGTGTGGACCACATCCTGCATGCCGGCGACATCGGCCAACCGCAAATAATCCATCAACTGGAGAGCATCGCACCGGTGACGGCTGTCCTGGGCAACACCGATGTCGGCTTGCACTACCGGCAAACTGAAGTTGTCAAACTTGGCGGTCGAAAATTCCTGGTGCATCACATCGTGGATGCGCAACGGCCTTCGGAAGTATTACAGCGGCGCCTCTCACGTGAGAATCCAGACGTAGTGGTTTTTGGCCATACGCACAAGCCATTCAATGAACTGATTGGCCATACGCTTTACTTCAACCCCGGATCGGCTGGGAAGAAACGGTTCAGCCTGCCGCGCACTCTGGCAATCCTGCATTGCGATGCGAAGGGCATTCGTCCGGAGTATTTCGATTTGTGA
- a CDS encoding spinster family MFS transporter gives MNKRLSPAWLLAILTGLNLFNYIDRAILNAVRTPLAAEFNVGYGDSGRAFTYFMIGYFVTSPFFGYFGDRASRKWLIALGIFVWSLGTVLTGFASTFSMLLAYRVLVGVGEASYATISPGLISDSYDAKRRNNALTIFYVAMPLGYALGYLFGGEMATHFGWRHAFIWAGAPGLLLALILLPFAEPKRGGSDAQTAAAATKPSLRDFLGLFRNPKYMLVIWGYVAYTFALGAFSFWGPTFLEKIHGLTTANADRFFGAVIVVAGLVGTMVGGFVATAWHKRDPAGYAWLLSISILLAAPVSFFALQAKDTTVCMGLLAAAMFLLFLPTGPINTLILETVPANLRSSAMALSIFMIHLFGDMWSPEIVGRLADHLHSLQAAVLVLPAALVVSGMFSVWLLVVTKREKIPAGGVANTAAPTV, from the coding sequence ATGAATAAGCGTCTAAGTCCCGCCTGGCTGCTGGCCATCCTGACCGGGCTGAATCTGTTTAACTACATCGACCGCGCCATTCTGAACGCGGTGCGCACGCCTCTGGCCGCAGAATTCAATGTTGGCTACGGGGATTCCGGTCGGGCATTTACTTATTTCATGATCGGTTACTTCGTTACTTCCCCCTTCTTTGGATATTTCGGGGACCGGGCTTCGCGAAAATGGCTGATTGCGCTTGGTATTTTTGTCTGGAGTCTGGGGACCGTATTAACCGGTTTTGCCAGCACCTTCAGTATGCTGCTGGCATATCGAGTTCTGGTGGGAGTAGGGGAGGCGAGTTATGCGACCATCAGTCCGGGACTGATCTCGGACAGTTACGACGCCAAACGCCGTAATAATGCCCTTACCATCTTCTACGTAGCCATGCCTTTGGGCTATGCATTGGGCTATTTGTTTGGTGGGGAGATGGCCACGCATTTTGGATGGCGTCATGCATTTATCTGGGCGGGCGCGCCAGGATTGTTATTGGCATTAATTCTACTTCCCTTCGCAGAACCGAAACGTGGCGGCTCCGATGCCCAAACAGCGGCAGCTGCCACCAAGCCTTCCTTGCGCGATTTCCTGGGTCTCTTTAGGAATCCAAAATACATGTTAGTTATCTGGGGTTATGTGGCATACACCTTTGCGCTGGGTGCATTTAGTTTCTGGGGACCGACCTTTCTGGAAAAAATTCATGGCCTTACCACCGCGAATGCCGATCGCTTCTTCGGCGCAGTGATTGTTGTCGCGGGATTAGTGGGGACGATGGTGGGAGGCTTTGTTGCTACTGCATGGCACAAGCGTGACCCTGCAGGGTATGCATGGTTATTGAGCATCTCCATTCTTTTGGCGGCACCAGTCTCCTTTTTTGCTCTGCAGGCGAAGGATACCACTGTTTGCATGGGATTGTTGGCGGCGGCGATGTTCCTGCTCTTCCTGCCCACCGGCCCGATCAATACGCTCATTTTGGAAACCGTGCCGGCCAATTTGCGTTCCAGCGCCATGGCACTTTCCATCTTCATGATTCATCTATTCGGTGACATGTGGTCGCCCGAAATCGTCGGTCGCCTGGCGGACCATTTGCACAGCTTGCAAGCTGCTGTCCTTGTCCTGCCGGCGGCTTTGGTGGTGAGCGGCATGTTCTCCGTTTGGTTATTGGTGGTCACGAAACGAGAGAAGATTCCTGCAGGTGGTGTTGCGAATACTGCGGCGCCAACGGTCTGA
- a CDS encoding prolipoprotein diacylglyceryl transferase, with amino-acid sequence MRSSPYGWLMLAGIIVSICFWSRLAKRDDRLLLIYVSALVGAFLGAKIVYVLAEGWLHFGAPDMWLQLATGKTILGALLGGYLSVEIAKKLVGYHSATGDWFAFIAPIGIILGRIGCFFHGCCTGVACKASWCTLKDAHGVDRWPSVPMEILFNFAAIVTFFLLRRRQKLNGQHFHIYLMAYGIFRFMHEFVREEPHILGPMSGYQIAALAVFALGMMGFIRRQHQPVPAVVSS; translated from the coding sequence ATGCGCTCCTCCCCATACGGTTGGCTGATGCTGGCGGGTATTATCGTGAGCATCTGTTTTTGGTCACGCCTGGCCAAGCGTGATGATCGACTATTGCTCATTTATGTGTCTGCTCTGGTGGGTGCCTTTCTGGGTGCGAAGATTGTTTATGTCCTGGCCGAAGGCTGGCTTCACTTCGGCGCGCCCGACATGTGGCTGCAACTGGCGACTGGGAAGACCATTTTGGGAGCTTTGCTCGGTGGCTATTTGAGCGTCGAGATTGCCAAGAAGCTCGTTGGATACCATTCTGCAACTGGCGACTGGTTTGCCTTCATAGCGCCCATCGGAATTATTCTCGGCCGCATAGGTTGCTTTTTTCACGGCTGTTGCACCGGAGTTGCCTGCAAGGCGTCGTGGTGTACGCTTAAAGATGCTCATGGGGTGGACCGTTGGCCTTCGGTGCCGATGGAAATTCTTTTCAATTTTGCCGCAATCGTTACCTTCTTTCTGCTGCGTCGTCGGCAGAAGCTGAACGGACAGCATTTTCATATTTACCTGATGGCATACGGCATCTTCAGATTCATGCATGAGTTTGTGCGCGAAGAACCACACATTCTAGGGCCAATGAGTGGCTACCAAATCGCTGCGCTCGCAGTCTTTGCGCTCGGCATGATGGGATTTATCCGACGTCAACATCAACCTGTGCCTGCGGTCGTCTCCTCATGA
- a CDS encoding radical SAM protein: MNLASIPKIQAEELLKRTTSRCPKCHASCPAEVWRVAGSPQKVFLKRTCPDHGEASVCIASDARFYWLAQGKPENACCAGGNCSSASSVPANSELLKSMAFSAADYSVAGTLGRNAAGRGDAPFEKLSTCLALIEIVNSCNLACPTCYADSPVGIAAKVDAVPLEQLKSRIQGVIDRKGGIEILQLSGGEPTLHPQFFELVEWAQANPNIDYLLLNTNGVRLATDEVFAERLGKTFHYGGMQLYLQFDGMQLEGQEQLRGGDLRGMRVRAIERCGAMNLPITLAMTVTPDNLSHLWEAVEFGLKYKHIRGISFQPMFTSGRLPKGATAISQPHLNTADIILAAVGQSSGKLRFEDFTPLPCGDPNCATIGYLLKVNGATHSISNFIDFTQVQGFLHDKVRYKLEDLMQCGCESEPLGELLKKFELDESNTFRLFIKPFMDAFTWDEDRIDRCCTHVIRPDGKLDSFCRYYSGFSDTKPAPQ, from the coding sequence ATGAACCTTGCTTCAATTCCAAAAATACAAGCCGAAGAATTACTAAAACGCACCACGAGCCGTTGTCCCAAGTGCCATGCTTCCTGCCCTGCAGAAGTCTGGCGTGTTGCCGGTTCTCCGCAGAAAGTTTTTCTCAAGCGCACCTGCCCCGACCACGGCGAGGCCTCGGTCTGCATCGCCTCGGACGCACGGTTTTATTGGCTGGCTCAGGGCAAGCCGGAGAATGCCTGCTGTGCGGGAGGTAATTGTTCCTCTGCATCTTCGGTTCCGGCGAACTCCGAGCTTTTGAAAAGCATGGCCTTTTCCGCTGCCGATTACTCAGTCGCTGGTACGCTTGGCCGCAATGCCGCAGGCAGAGGAGATGCCCCGTTCGAGAAACTTTCCACCTGTCTTGCCCTGATTGAAATCGTCAACTCGTGCAATCTCGCCTGTCCCACCTGCTACGCCGATTCGCCCGTTGGCATCGCTGCCAAAGTGGACGCCGTGCCGCTGGAACAATTAAAGTCCCGCATTCAGGGCGTGATTGATCGTAAGGGTGGCATTGAAATTCTACAACTCTCGGGTGGCGAACCAACGTTGCATCCGCAGTTCTTTGAGTTGGTGGAGTGGGCTCAGGCTAATCCCAACATTGATTACCTGCTGCTCAATACCAATGGTGTCCGCCTGGCGACCGATGAGGTTTTTGCGGAGCGTCTCGGAAAAACATTCCATTACGGCGGCATGCAACTGTATCTGCAGTTCGACGGCATGCAGTTGGAAGGGCAGGAGCAACTACGCGGAGGCGACCTGCGTGGCATGCGAGTGCGGGCCATTGAACGATGCGGGGCAATGAATCTGCCCATCACGCTCGCTATGACGGTGACGCCTGACAACCTCTCCCATCTCTGGGAAGCCGTTGAGTTTGGTCTCAAGTATAAGCATATCCGCGGGATCAGTTTCCAACCGATGTTTACGAGCGGCAGATTGCCAAAAGGAGCGACCGCAATATCGCAGCCACATTTGAACACCGCCGACATCATTCTCGCAGCCGTGGGGCAATCGAGCGGCAAGCTCCGGTTCGAAGACTTTACTCCATTGCCTTGCGGCGATCCTAATTGCGCCACCATTGGCTATCTGTTAAAGGTAAATGGCGCGACGCACTCCATCAGCAACTTTATTGATTTTACTCAAGTCCAGGGATTTCTTCACGACAAGGTTCGCTACAAACTTGAGGACCTGATGCAATGCGGCTGCGAATCGGAACCGTTGGGAGAGCTCTTGAAAAAGTTCGAACTCGATGAATCCAATACCTTCAGGTTGTTCATCAAACCTTTCATGGACGCATTTACTTGGGATGAAGACCGCATCGATCGTTGTTGCACACATGTGATTCGGCCTGATGGCAAGCTGGATTCGTTTTGTCGTTATTACTCGGGATTTTCTGACACTAAGCCAGCTCCACAATAA
- a CDS encoding LysR family transcriptional regulator — translation MNIHHLELFYYVARFGGISEAVRNIPYGIQQPAVSGQIAQLEEFLGATLFHRRPFSLTPPGEKLYNFIKPFFSGLDALSTELQGGTTHQVRIGSSDVVLRDHLPELLQTLKKKFPQVKVALREGYQPELEAMLQKQDIDLAITLMEKKAPAGLQTQALLELPLILMVDKESPIASAEELWKRDRIQEPLICLPESEAICKNFQQGLSRLGVDWFPSIEVSSVDLIQTYVTSGFGIGLTVSIPKTKLSPKVRTIPLPNFAPVIMGALWRGKLSPPVQLILEELQRRARVLSSV, via the coding sequence ATGAACATTCATCACCTGGAGCTTTTCTATTACGTGGCGCGATTTGGAGGAATTAGCGAAGCCGTGCGCAATATTCCTTACGGCATTCAGCAGCCGGCGGTCAGCGGCCAGATTGCCCAACTGGAAGAGTTCCTGGGAGCCACGCTCTTTCATCGGCGGCCCTTTAGCCTGACACCTCCGGGCGAGAAGCTTTATAACTTCATCAAACCATTCTTTTCCGGCCTGGATGCCCTGAGCACCGAGTTGCAGGGCGGCACGACGCATCAGGTCCGGATCGGTTCGTCGGACGTGGTTTTGCGCGACCATCTTCCCGAGCTGCTTCAAACCCTTAAGAAGAAATTTCCACAAGTGAAAGTAGCGTTGCGCGAGGGCTATCAACCCGAGTTGGAAGCCATGCTGCAGAAACAGGACATCGATCTTGCCATAACTTTGATGGAGAAGAAAGCCCCGGCCGGTCTTCAAACGCAGGCGCTTTTGGAACTCCCATTGATCCTAATGGTGGATAAGGAAAGCCCAATCGCCTCGGCTGAGGAGTTATGGAAACGGGATCGCATCCAGGAGCCATTGATCTGTCTGCCTGAGAGCGAGGCTATTTGTAAAAACTTTCAGCAAGGGTTGAGCCGGCTGGGCGTGGATTGGTTCCCCAGTATCGAGGTGAGCTCGGTGGACCTCATCCAAACTTATGTAACCAGCGGGTTCGGCATCGGGCTCACGGTGTCTATTCCCAAGACAAAGCTGTCTCCAAAAGTCCGTACAATTCCCCTCCCCAACTTTGCACCGGTCATCATGGGCGCCCTTTGGCGCGGAAAATTATCCCCTCCAGTACAGCTGATATTAGAAGAACTACAAAGGCGTGCACGGGTTTTGAGTTCTGTGTAG
- the pilM gene encoding pilus assembly protein PilM: MALPFLNGQSKKKRDQIIAIDLGSRTTKAIHLQRKGEGFALQHYVVMDAPIYEKSLSIELLSEHLKAVVQALDAKTKIVTLAIGVNDSIVRHAELPPMPVEDMRMILRNNTKNYLQQDLPGHVFDCHVVVARNGAALESARAVGMQRAKVLVGGAKQQLISDLLQSIKDAGLTADQVIPGLLGPVNALELAMPEAFAKEPVALVDIGFKSTTISLLNNGQLILSRVVAIGGDRMTQGLAEAMSISYAEAEGIKVGMPAEVQSSLEPILIPLGRELRASVDFFEHQQDKSVSQIYISGGSARSEFIIKSLEAELMVHCKAWNPVASLQNELPALQSAEIDQVAPQLAVAVGAAAVAF; encoded by the coding sequence ATGGCGCTGCCATTCTTAAACGGCCAATCAAAAAAGAAACGGGACCAGATCATAGCCATCGATCTGGGCAGCCGCACCACCAAGGCCATTCACCTGCAACGCAAAGGAGAAGGATTTGCCCTGCAGCATTATGTGGTGATGGATGCACCTATTTACGAAAAAAGCCTCTCCATCGAACTGCTCTCGGAACATCTAAAAGCTGTGGTCCAGGCTTTGGATGCCAAGACCAAGATAGTGACTTTAGCGATCGGAGTGAATGATTCCATCGTGCGACATGCTGAACTGCCACCCATGCCGGTGGAAGACATGCGCATGATTTTGAGAAACAATACGAAGAATTACCTGCAGCAGGACCTGCCGGGACACGTCTTCGATTGTCATGTAGTGGTCGCCAGGAACGGAGCTGCTCTCGAAAGCGCGCGAGCCGTCGGAATGCAAAGGGCAAAGGTCCTGGTCGGCGGTGCCAAACAACAGCTTATCAGTGATTTATTGCAATCCATCAAAGATGCTGGTTTGACGGCAGATCAGGTAATTCCGGGATTGCTCGGTCCGGTAAATGCGCTGGAACTGGCGATGCCTGAAGCCTTTGCGAAAGAACCAGTTGCTCTGGTGGACATCGGTTTCAAGAGCACTACGATTTCCTTGCTTAACAATGGTCAATTAATCCTGAGCCGTGTGGTGGCCATCGGCGGCGACCGCATGACACAGGGTTTGGCTGAAGCCATGAGCATCAGCTACGCTGAAGCTGAAGGGATAAAAGTCGGCATGCCGGCGGAAGTTCAATCAAGTTTGGAACCAATTTTGATTCCTCTTGGACGCGAGCTGCGAGCTTCGGTGGACTTCTTCGAACATCAGCAGGATAAATCGGTCAGTCAGATTTATATTTCCGGCGGATCGGCGCGCTCTGAATTCATCATTAAGAGCCTGGAAGCTGAACTGATGGTCCACTGCAAAGCCTGGAATCCGGTTGCTTCGCTGCAAAATGAACTCCCCGCTTTGCAATCCGCAGAAATTGACCAGGTGGCCCCCCAATTAGCTGTAGCCGTTGGCGCTGCTGCTGTTGCATTTTAA